One Rhizobium sp. NRK18 genomic window carries:
- the queG gene encoding tRNA epoxyqueuosine(34) reductase QueG, translating to MSRQDDKSRKRREALTAFVRAEAKAQGFDLCRITSAALPDGTAENLQAFVKDGHHGTMAWMAETLERRGDPRTLWPEARSIVVLAMNYGPDEDPRRLQAMPETAAISVYARNRDYHDVIKGRLKEIATRFAARAGEDVKVFVDTAPVMEKPLAAKAGIGWQGKHTNLVSRAFGSWLFLGSMFTTAELDCDEPEVDHCGSCRACLDACPTKAFPAPYRIDARRCISYLTIEHKGPIDRDLRTLMGNRIYGCDDCLAACPWNKFAKAASEMKLKARDDLAAPEIAQFLDFDDARFRSFFSGSPVKRIGRDRFVRNVLIAAGNSGAAALAAPCRALLDDDAPEVRGMAVWALSRLLSGDEFQALRTRAENETDPDILNEWENA from the coding sequence ATCAGCCGGCAGGATGACAAGAGCCGGAAGCGCCGCGAAGCGCTGACCGCCTTTGTGCGCGCGGAGGCGAAGGCGCAGGGCTTCGACCTATGCCGGATCACGTCCGCAGCGCTGCCGGACGGGACGGCGGAAAACCTCCAGGCTTTCGTCAAAGACGGTCATCACGGCACCATGGCGTGGATGGCCGAGACGCTGGAGCGGCGCGGCGATCCGCGCACACTCTGGCCGGAGGCGCGCTCCATCGTGGTCCTGGCGATGAATTACGGGCCCGACGAAGATCCCCGCCGCCTGCAGGCGATGCCGGAGACGGCCGCCATTTCCGTCTATGCCCGCAATCGCGACTATCACGACGTCATCAAGGGACGGCTGAAGGAGATTGCGACGCGCTTTGCCGCGCGCGCGGGCGAGGACGTGAAGGTGTTCGTCGATACGGCACCGGTAATGGAAAAGCCGCTGGCGGCCAAGGCCGGCATCGGCTGGCAAGGCAAGCACACCAATCTGGTGAGCCGCGCGTTCGGCTCCTGGCTGTTTCTCGGCTCGATGTTCACGACGGCGGAGCTAGACTGCGACGAGCCGGAGGTCGATCATTGCGGCTCCTGCCGCGCCTGTCTCGACGCCTGTCCGACCAAGGCCTTCCCTGCCCCTTACCGCATCGATGCGCGCCGCTGCATTTCCTACCTCACCATCGAGCACAAAGGACCGATAGACCGGGACCTGCGCACGCTGATGGGCAACCGCATCTACGGCTGCGACGACTGCCTGGCCGCCTGTCCGTGGAACAAGTTCGCCAAGGCCGCGAGCGAGATGAAGCTGAAGGCGCGCGACGATCTCGCGGCCCCGGAGATCGCCCAGTTCCTCGACTTCGATGACGCCCGCTTCCGCAGCTTCTTTTCCGGCTCGCCGGTCAAGCGCATCGGCCGCGACCGCTTCGTGCGCAACGTGCTGATCGCTGCCGGAAATTCCGGGGCAGCGGCGCTCGCGGCACCCTGCAGGGCGTTGCTCGACGACGATGCGCCGGAGGTGCGCGGCATGGCAGTCTGGGCCTTGTCGCGACTGCTGTCCGGCGACGAGTTCCAGGCGCTGCGGACAAGGGCAGAGAACGAAACCGATCCGGACATCCTCAACGAATGGGAAAACGCATGA
- a CDS encoding SDR family oxidoreductase translates to MHVMIFGAGFSGKAIAMAMPEAARISGTTRSAEKFAALSENRMQPFLFDGRSISEALLSELKSVTHLVQSIAPDAEGDPLINLISTCVGKSGLKTLMPNLVWTAYLSTVGVYGDHDGAWVDETSECRPVSARSRQRVMAEDQWMAACAAAGLPLAILRLSGIYGPGRNTFRNIEKGTARRLVKKDQVFNRIRVEDIGAAARFLADRMADGIFNVTDDEPAPPQDVVLEACRIAGVEPPPEQDFETADLTPMARSFYGENKRVSNRKIRDMGFSFRFPDYRMSLKDLWPAEKPD, encoded by the coding sequence ATGCATGTGATGATTTTCGGCGCCGGCTTCTCCGGCAAGGCGATCGCAATGGCGATGCCCGAGGCGGCACGGATCTCCGGCACGACGCGGTCTGCCGAGAAGTTTGCCGCACTGTCCGAAAACCGCATGCAGCCTTTCCTGTTTGACGGCCGATCAATCAGCGAAGCCCTGTTGTCGGAACTGAAAAGCGTGACGCATCTGGTCCAGTCGATCGCCCCCGACGCCGAAGGAGACCCGCTCATCAACCTGATCTCGACATGCGTTGGGAAAAGCGGGCTGAAGACGCTGATGCCCAACCTCGTCTGGACGGCCTATCTGTCGACCGTTGGCGTCTACGGCGATCATGACGGCGCCTGGGTGGACGAGACGAGCGAATGCCGGCCCGTCTCGGCCCGCTCGCGCCAACGGGTCATGGCGGAAGATCAGTGGATGGCGGCCTGCGCGGCGGCCGGCCTGCCGCTGGCGATCCTGCGGCTCTCCGGAATTTACGGCCCAGGCCGCAATACCTTCCGCAACATCGAAAAAGGCACGGCGAGACGGCTGGTCAAGAAGGACCAGGTGTTCAACCGGATCCGGGTGGAAGATATCGGGGCGGCCGCCCGCTTTCTCGCCGACCGGATGGCCGACGGCATCTTCAACGTCACCGACGACGAGCCGGCGCCGCCGCAGGATGTCGTCCTCGAGGCCTGCCGCATCGCCGGCGTCGAGCCGCCGCCGGAACAGGATTTCGAGACCGCCGACCTGACGCCGATGGCCCGTTCCTTCTACGGCGAGAACAAGCGCGTCTCCAATCGCAAGATCCGCGATATGGGATTTTCGTTCCGGTTTCCCGACTACCGAATGTCGCTCAAGGACCTCTGGCCGGCTGAAAAACCGGACTAA
- a CDS encoding septal ring lytic transglycosylase RlpA family protein, with product MMKLSRSIAAGAAMAALAVALSPATSAASQCGKASWYALHSKTASGERMNPSAFTAAHRKLKFGTKLKVTNAKNGKSVIVRVNDRGPFIRGRVMDLSKGAAQNIGMVSSGVAKICYDIIE from the coding sequence TTGATGAAACTGTCCCGCTCTATTGCCGCAGGCGCGGCGATGGCCGCTCTGGCTGTTGCTCTCTCCCCGGCAACATCGGCTGCAAGTCAATGTGGAAAAGCATCCTGGTATGCTCTGCATTCGAAGACCGCCTCCGGCGAACGCATGAATCCCTCAGCCTTCACCGCCGCTCATCGCAAGCTGAAGTTCGGCACCAAGCTCAAGGTCACCAACGCCAAGAACGGCAAGAGCGTGATCGTCCGCGTCAACGACCGTGGTCCCTTCATCCGCGGACGGGTGATGGACCTTTCCAAGGGTGCCGCACAGAACATCGGCATGGTCAGCTCCGGCGTCGCCAAGATCTGTTACGACATCATCGAATAA
- a CDS encoding RsmB/NOP family class I SAM-dependent RNA methyltransferase, with the protein MRLGGRLAGAIEILADIETRRRPVADALKDWGLAHRFAGSGDRSAIGNIVYDALRMKLSHAWLMDDDSATALGYGVLIRQWGMSPESLAVEFDGDRFAPPPFSEAMAAALSSRKLSDAPEHVQGDIPDWVLPAFRTSFGDDWLAEAQALNGRPSLDLRVNSLKADRAKVLKALDRAGAEACRIARLGLRIPPGEGQSRLPNVTAELSFQKGWFEVQDEGSQIVADLAGACEGEQVLDYCAGGGGKTLAMAASMGNKGQVHAFDADRKRLAPIIERLKRAGTRNVQVHDNEKTLAQLGDRFDRVLVDAPCTGTGTWRRRPDTKWRLSEKNLEERTGQQAAVLEAAAKFVRPGGKLVYITCSILPEENEKQVANFLESHPQFSAVQAMPVWSGLFGDDAPRPHSSDGKSLTLTPASTDTDGFFFSMLERRG; encoded by the coding sequence ATGCGCCTGGGCGGAAGGCTTGCCGGAGCCATCGAAATTCTCGCCGACATCGAGACGCGCAGGCGTCCCGTTGCCGATGCGCTGAAGGATTGGGGCCTCGCCCACCGGTTCGCAGGATCCGGCGACCGGTCCGCGATCGGCAACATCGTCTATGACGCGCTCCGGATGAAGCTTTCGCATGCATGGCTGATGGACGACGACAGCGCGACGGCGCTCGGCTATGGCGTGCTGATCCGCCAGTGGGGCATGAGCCCGGAAAGCCTGGCGGTGGAATTCGACGGCGACCGGTTTGCGCCGCCGCCCTTCAGCGAGGCGATGGCGGCCGCCCTTTCGAGCCGCAAGCTTAGCGACGCGCCCGAACACGTTCAGGGCGACATTCCCGACTGGGTGCTGCCTGCCTTCCGGACAAGCTTTGGAGACGACTGGCTGGCCGAGGCGCAGGCGCTCAATGGCCGGCCGTCGCTGGACCTGCGGGTCAACAGCCTGAAGGCGGATCGCGCCAAGGTGCTGAAGGCTCTCGACCGCGCCGGCGCGGAAGCCTGTCGGATTGCGCGGCTGGGGCTGCGCATTCCGCCCGGCGAAGGCCAGTCGCGGCTGCCGAACGTCACGGCCGAGCTTTCATTCCAGAAAGGCTGGTTCGAGGTCCAGGACGAAGGATCGCAGATCGTTGCGGACCTTGCCGGCGCATGCGAGGGCGAACAGGTGCTCGACTATTGCGCCGGCGGTGGCGGCAAGACGCTGGCAATGGCCGCATCCATGGGCAACAAGGGTCAGGTGCACGCCTTCGACGCCGACCGCAAGCGGCTGGCGCCGATCATCGAGCGGCTGAAGCGCGCCGGCACGCGCAACGTGCAGGTTCACGACAACGAAAAGACACTGGCGCAACTCGGCGACCGCTTCGACCGGGTCCTGGTCGATGCGCCCTGCACCGGCACGGGCACATGGCGGCGCCGCCCCGACACCAAATGGCGGCTTTCCGAAAAGAACCTCGAGGAGCGCACCGGCCAGCAGGCCGCAGTCCTGGAGGCTGCGGCGAAATTCGTGCGGCCCGGCGGCAAGCTCGTCTATATCACCTGTTCGATCCTGCCCGAGGAAAACGAGAAGCAGGTTGCCAACTTCCTCGAAAGCCACCCGCAGTTTTCGGCGGTTCAGGCCATGCCGGTGTGGTCCGGCCTCTTTGGCGACGACGCGCCGCGTCCGCATTCGAGCGACGGCAAAAGCCTGACGCTGACGCCGGCATCGACCGATACCGACGGATTCTTCTTTTCCATGCTGGAACGGCGTGGCTGA
- a CDS encoding imelysin family protein — protein MTRTRSIAATLALLAASVAFVLPAGAEEPKPAAAQETPAAAATADTTAQTPAEDTAAKAAAEAEAKATAEAEAKAAAEKEAQAAAQKVKDEALAKQEADVVNHYIELARAKYGDALETAKALDAAIDAFLTQPSKETQDAAKAAWIAARVPYQQTEVYRFGHAPIDDWEGDVNAWPLDEGLIDYVDASYGTESDENPLYTANVIANKTIKINGADVDVSVITPDLLKNTLKEAGGVEANVSTGYHAIEFLLWGQDLHGTGPGAGERPYTDYVIGDGCTHANCDRRAAYLKAASTLLVIDLEEAVAMWAPDGAAAGPDLADPKVGITALLTGMGSLSYGELAGERMKLGLLLHDPEEEHDCFSDNTYNSHLNDAIGIASAYTGEYTRPDGTKMTGPSLSALVATIDPALDEEMRTKLNTTLDAMHKMAERGEKVEKYDQMIAEGNTEGNAVVQAAIDGLMDQTKTIQRVIAALNLGNIELEGSDSLDSPNAVFQ, from the coding sequence ATGACCCGGACGAGATCCATCGCCGCCACGCTGGCGCTTCTGGCCGCCTCGGTGGCTTTCGTGCTGCCGGCCGGCGCAGAAGAGCCGAAGCCCGCAGCAGCGCAGGAAACGCCTGCCGCAGCGGCGACCGCCGACACGACCGCCCAGACGCCTGCCGAAGACACCGCTGCGAAGGCCGCTGCCGAAGCGGAAGCCAAGGCGACCGCGGAAGCCGAGGCCAAGGCAGCCGCCGAGAAGGAAGCGCAGGCCGCCGCTCAGAAGGTCAAGGACGAAGCTCTTGCCAAGCAGGAAGCAGATGTCGTCAACCACTACATCGAGCTGGCGCGCGCCAAATACGGCGACGCTCTGGAAACCGCCAAGGCGCTTGATGCCGCCATCGACGCCTTCCTGACGCAGCCCAGCAAGGAAACCCAGGACGCCGCCAAGGCCGCCTGGATTGCCGCCCGCGTCCCCTATCAGCAGACGGAAGTCTACCGCTTTGGCCATGCCCCCATCGACGACTGGGAAGGCGACGTCAATGCCTGGCCGCTCGACGAAGGCCTGATCGACTATGTCGACGCCTCCTACGGCACCGAGAGCGACGAGAACCCACTCTACACGGCCAATGTGATCGCCAACAAGACGATCAAGATCAACGGCGCCGATGTCGACGTTTCGGTCATCACCCCCGACCTCCTGAAGAACACGCTGAAGGAAGCCGGCGGCGTCGAGGCCAATGTCTCGACCGGCTATCACGCCATCGAATTCCTGCTCTGGGGCCAGGATCTGCACGGCACCGGACCCGGCGCCGGCGAGCGTCCCTATACCGACTATGTTATCGGCGACGGCTGCACGCACGCCAATTGCGACCGCCGCGCCGCCTATCTGAAGGCTGCCTCGACACTGCTCGTCATCGACCTTGAGGAAGCGGTCGCCATGTGGGCGCCGGACGGCGCTGCCGCCGGACCGGACCTTGCCGATCCGAAGGTGGGCATTACCGCTCTCCTGACCGGCATGGGTTCGCTCTCTTACGGCGAGCTTGCCGGCGAGCGCATGAAGCTCGGCCTGCTGCTGCACGATCCGGAAGAAGAGCATGATTGCTTCTCCGACAACACCTATAACTCGCATCTCAACGATGCGATCGGCATCGCTTCGGCCTATACCGGCGAATACACCCGTCCGGACGGCACCAAGATGACCGGCCCGTCGCTTTCGGCCCTGGTCGCGACCATCGATCCGGCGCTCGACGAAGAGATGCGGACCAAGCTGAACACGACGCTCGACGCCATGCACAAGATGGCCGAGCGCGGCGAAAAGGTCGAGAAGTACGACCAGATGATCGCCGAGGGCAACACCGAGGGCAACGCCGTCGTGCAGGCGGCCATCGATGGCCTGATGGATCAGACCAAGACGATCCAGCGCGTCATCGCCGCCCTGAACCTCGGCAATATCGAGCTCGAAGGTTCCGACAGCCTCGACTCGCCGAACGCCGTCTTCCAGTAA
- a CDS encoding di-heme oxidoredictase family protein, producing MNLRPGRFIALCLFAGAAAPSVLFAASAEELPFPSKRTDLDAADLARVSGVTRPTTDFSRPETFEAMQGGALTSREAVGRNAFSQPSANLEGDQPLDFQLGNALFRKFWVASPSSTQASDGLGPLYNARSCQSCHLNDGRGQPPRADGDATSMFLRLARPAETEKERAALADHLALNFPDPVYGKQLQDVAVPGIAAEGKVAVSYTEETVTLAGDETVSLRKPHYEATDLAYGPLSKATTISARVTQPMLGLGLIEAIADADILAHADPDDADGDGISGKASIVRDHLSGKIAIGRFGWKAQNASVRDQAADALSGDIGISSPDRPDPYGDCTTAETACRTAANGVQLRLGKTEAPPPVLDLITFYSENLAVPARRDVDAPAVLRGKQAFYQAGCAACHTPKFVTRRDAGSAVQSFQLIWPYSDFLLHDMGDGLADGQQVGSANGREWRTQPLWGIGLTETVSGHSFFLHDGRARNLTEAILWHGGEAQAARDAFADLAPDERKSLLTFLESL from the coding sequence ATGAACCTCCGTCCGGGCCGTTTCATCGCTTTGTGCCTGTTTGCCGGCGCGGCGGCCCCGTCTGTCCTCTTTGCCGCTTCGGCGGAGGAACTCCCCTTCCCGTCCAAACGGACCGATCTCGACGCTGCCGATCTGGCCCGCGTTTCCGGCGTCACCCGGCCGACCACCGACTTTTCCCGCCCCGAGACCTTCGAGGCCATGCAGGGCGGTGCGCTGACGTCGCGCGAAGCCGTCGGCCGCAATGCCTTTTCGCAGCCGTCCGCCAACCTCGAAGGCGACCAGCCTCTGGATTTCCAGCTCGGCAACGCCCTGTTTCGTAAGTTCTGGGTGGCCTCGCCGTCGTCGACGCAGGCGTCCGACGGGCTGGGGCCGCTCTATAACGCCCGCTCCTGTCAGAGCTGCCATCTGAACGACGGCCGCGGCCAGCCGCCGCGCGCCGACGGCGATGCCACGTCGATGTTCCTGCGGCTGGCGCGACCGGCGGAAACGGAGAAGGAGCGAGCGGCACTTGCCGATCATCTGGCTCTGAATTTTCCCGATCCCGTCTATGGCAAGCAATTGCAGGACGTCGCCGTGCCCGGGATTGCCGCGGAAGGCAAGGTCGCGGTCAGCTACACGGAAGAGACCGTGACGCTTGCCGGCGACGAAACGGTCAGCCTGCGCAAACCGCATTACGAGGCGACCGATCTGGCCTATGGACCGCTGTCCAAAGCGACTACCATTTCGGCGCGCGTGACGCAGCCGATGCTGGGGCTCGGCCTGATCGAGGCGATCGCCGATGCCGACATCCTCGCCCATGCCGATCCCGACGACGCGGATGGCGACGGCATTTCCGGCAAGGCCTCGATCGTCCGCGACCATCTGAGCGGCAAGATCGCCATCGGCCGTTTCGGCTGGAAGGCGCAGAACGCCAGCGTGCGTGACCAGGCGGCCGATGCCCTTTCCGGAGACATCGGCATTTCCTCTCCCGACCGGCCGGACCCCTATGGCGACTGCACGACGGCGGAGACCGCATGCCGGACGGCCGCCAACGGCGTTCAGTTGCGGCTTGGCAAGACCGAAGCGCCGCCACCGGTGCTCGATCTCATCACCTTCTATTCGGAGAACCTTGCGGTACCGGCAAGGCGCGACGTGGATGCCCCCGCGGTGCTTCGCGGCAAGCAGGCCTTCTACCAGGCGGGCTGTGCGGCCTGTCATACCCCGAAGTTCGTCACCCGCCGCGACGCAGGCAGCGCTGTGCAATCGTTCCAGCTGATCTGGCCCTATTCCGATTTCCTGCTGCACGACATGGGAGACGGCCTTGCAGACGGACAGCAGGTGGGATCGGCGAACGGAAGGGAGTGGCGCACGCAGCCGCTTTGGGGTATCGGACTAACCGAGACCGTCAGCGGACATAGCTTCTTCCTGCATGACGGCCGCGCCCGCAATCTGACGGAGGCGATCCTCTGGCATGGGGGCGAGGCGCAGGCGGCCAGGGACGCGTTTGCCGATCTGGCGCCGGACGAGAGAAAATCGCTACTGACATTCCTGGAGTCGCTTTGA
- a CDS encoding imelysin family protein, with translation MQRALIATALTVLIAGGSIANAQDANTPPPSLNEQAIPNVLEKAVDGFIRPGYHKLHESAAKLVGAMDALCASPDSGTYQSALSAYAGTVDAWSRIEIVRVGPALDNHRFERILFFPDRKSIGMKQVQEAIATKDKTATDPKTLADKSVAMQGLGALEFVLYGTGSDELLKAPGNYRCHFGDAIAKNIEAIAGELTAAWDDPQGVAASWKQPGPNNPVFRDGNEAITALLGILVHAGETVRDERIEYFYGGANKQDFPHRAIYWRSQLTWPSVEANVEAIDDLFKSSGMVELLDPSMRSIAGSIDFVTNSVIKAAKAMDPDIDRLLGDEKKRSKIEFVVINMKDLVFRLNNDFGGAIGLGAGFSFSDGD, from the coding sequence ATGCAAAGAGCCCTTATCGCCACCGCCCTCACCGTTCTGATCGCCGGCGGCTCGATTGCCAATGCGCAGGATGCCAACACGCCACCGCCGTCGCTGAACGAGCAGGCAATCCCGAACGTTCTGGAAAAGGCCGTCGACGGCTTCATCCGGCCCGGCTATCACAAGCTGCACGAGAGCGCCGCAAAGCTGGTCGGCGCCATGGACGCGCTTTGCGCCAGCCCCGACAGCGGCACCTATCAGAGCGCCCTTTCCGCCTATGCCGGTACCGTGGATGCGTGGTCGCGCATCGAGATCGTCCGGGTCGGACCGGCACTCGACAATCATCGCTTCGAGCGCATCCTGTTCTTCCCGGATCGCAAGAGCATCGGCATGAAGCAGGTGCAGGAGGCGATCGCCACCAAGGACAAGACCGCGACGGACCCGAAGACGCTGGCGGACAAGAGCGTTGCCATGCAGGGTCTGGGTGCGCTTGAATTCGTGCTCTATGGTACGGGCTCCGACGAATTGCTGAAAGCGCCCGGCAACTATCGTTGCCATTTCGGCGATGCCATCGCGAAGAACATCGAAGCGATCGCCGGCGAGCTGACGGCCGCCTGGGACGACCCGCAGGGTGTGGCGGCGTCCTGGAAGCAGCCAGGCCCGAACAATCCGGTCTTCCGCGACGGCAATGAGGCGATCACCGCCCTCCTCGGCATCCTCGTTCATGCCGGCGAGACGGTGCGCGACGAGCGGATCGAATATTTCTACGGCGGCGCCAACAAGCAGGACTTCCCACATCGCGCCATCTACTGGCGCTCGCAGCTGACCTGGCCGTCCGTCGAAGCGAATGTCGAGGCGATCGACGACCTCTTCAAGTCGTCCGGCATGGTCGAACTGCTGGATCCGAGCATGCGCTCTATTGCTGGCTCGATCGACTTCGTCACCAATTCCGTGATCAAGGCGGCAAAGGCGATGGACCCCGATATCGACCGGTTGCTTGGCGACGAGAAGAAGCGCAGCAAAATCGAATTCGTGGTCATCAACATGAAGGACCTCGTCTTCCGCCTCAACAATGATTTCGGCGGCGCGATCGGGCTTGGCGCCGGCTTCTCCTTCTCGGACGGAGACTGA
- a CDS encoding DUF1513 domain-containing protein produces MASRLLIDRREFVKAAGLAFLGGLAPKAAFALSQADAVYASGFRAPDGSFGIATISERGEIIDRSGLPDRGHGLAYSPAANRIAVFARRPGTYIMVIDRAMREKPVVITSVADRHFYGHGAFSPDGRFLYASENDFANAHGMIGVYDGNEGYRRVAEYQTYGIGPHDLTVTPDGRTLVVANGGIETHPDFGRTKLNLDHMEPSITLVDASDGRLIEKHGLPRQLSQLSTRHLAIAGDGRIWFACQYEGPRNDLPPLAGFLNKGEPLTFVDLPDETTVALANYVGAIAVNDRDGLVGLTSPKGGKLVSIDQDTGQVVAETDIPDAAGIADATHGFAVSSYSGQLAETRSRVNWDQHLVRVKVAGAG; encoded by the coding sequence TTGGCCTCACGGTTGCTGATCGACCGCAGGGAATTCGTCAAGGCGGCCGGCCTCGCCTTCCTCGGCGGGCTAGCGCCGAAAGCCGCATTTGCGCTGTCGCAAGCGGATGCGGTCTATGCGTCGGGGTTCCGGGCGCCGGACGGGTCCTTCGGCATTGCCACGATATCGGAACGCGGCGAGATCATCGACCGCTCGGGCCTGCCGGACCGCGGACACGGGCTGGCCTACAGCCCGGCGGCAAACCGGATCGCGGTCTTCGCCCGCCGACCGGGCACCTACATCATGGTCATCGACCGGGCGATGCGGGAAAAGCCTGTCGTCATCACCTCCGTCGCCGACCGGCATTTCTACGGACACGGCGCCTTTTCCCCGGACGGGCGGTTTCTCTACGCCTCGGAAAACGACTTCGCCAATGCCCACGGCATGATCGGGGTCTATGACGGCAACGAGGGCTATCGACGCGTCGCCGAATACCAGACCTACGGCATCGGCCCGCATGACCTCACCGTCACGCCGGATGGCCGGACGCTGGTCGTCGCCAATGGCGGCATCGAGACGCATCCGGATTTCGGCCGGACGAAGCTCAATCTCGACCACATGGAACCATCGATCACGCTGGTCGATGCGAGCGACGGACGGCTCATCGAAAAGCACGGCCTGCCCAGGCAGCTTTCCCAGCTTTCCACCCGGCACCTGGCGATCGCCGGCGACGGGCGCATCTGGTTTGCCTGCCAGTATGAGGGGCCGCGCAACGACCTGCCGCCGCTCGCCGGTTTCCTCAACAAGGGCGAGCCGCTGACCTTCGTCGACCTGCCCGACGAGACGACCGTGGCGCTCGCCAATTATGTCGGCGCGATCGCCGTCAACGATCGCGACGGGCTGGTCGGCCTGACATCCCCCAAGGGCGGGAAGCTGGTCAGCATCGACCAGGACACGGGCCAGGTGGTTGCCGAGACGGACATCCCCGACGCCGCGGGAATTGCCGATGCGACGCATGGCTTTGCGGTGTCCAGCTATTCGGGGCAACTGGCCGAGACGAGGAGCCGGGTCAACTGGGACCAGCATCTCGTGCGGGTGAAGGTCGCAGGGGCTGGCTAA
- a CDS encoding TspO/MBR family protein, with amino-acid sequence MKTIWIYAFFILMTVAGGLVIGISNPPGEWYQALQKPFFNPPAYVFAPVWTILYVLIGIVGARAYLQRGPGDTLNLWFVQLGFNFLWSPAFFRLQSPAIALGVIVLLLISILALMMASRTRDRLSVWLLTPYALWVAFATLLNATIVFLN; translated from the coding sequence ATGAAAACCATCTGGATCTACGCTTTCTTCATTCTGATGACGGTCGCCGGCGGTCTGGTGATCGGCATCAGCAATCCGCCGGGCGAATGGTATCAGGCTTTGCAGAAGCCCTTCTTCAATCCGCCCGCCTATGTCTTCGCTCCGGTCTGGACCATTCTCTACGTCCTGATCGGCATTGTCGGGGCGCGGGCCTATCTGCAGCGCGGCCCGGGCGACACGCTGAATCTGTGGTTCGTGCAGCTTGGTTTCAACTTTTTGTGGTCGCCGGCCTTCTTCCGCCTGCAGAGCCCGGCCATTGCGCTTGGTGTCATCGTCCTGCTGCTGATCAGCATTCTGGCGCTGATGATGGCGAGCCGGACGCGCGACCGCCTGTCGGTGTGGTTGCTGACCCCCTATGCGCTCTGGGTTGCCTTCGCGACGCTCTTGAATGCAACGATCGTGTTTTTGAACTGA